A single window of Granulicella sibirica DNA harbors:
- a CDS encoding peptidylprolyl isomerase, with the protein MTTHSSTRIGLVNGARCLALAMLVQVCGAQAIPPKTSTPLANPSATGPAAPVTSTGAVESMSKEQAPALASDPPDTIDRVIAIVNGDLILESDVDEEHRFAAFQPFSTPDRDFSRDQAIQRLINRTLILQQAKLQVTDEVKAVDVTKQIDTLRQEIPECKVDKCDTEEGWNKFLAKQGFTAAELQQRWKERMQVLAYIENRFRMGIRIKPEEIKQYYDTVMLPEYKRHKSTAPKLEDISARIQEILLQQRVGQLLQDWLKSLRAQGTVQIMKPGEVAP; encoded by the coding sequence ATGACAACGCACAGCTCAACCCGGATTGGACTCGTGAACGGAGCGAGGTGCCTCGCGCTTGCCATGCTTGTGCAGGTGTGCGGAGCGCAGGCGATACCGCCTAAGACGTCCACTCCGCTTGCGAACCCCTCGGCAACCGGGCCCGCGGCGCCGGTGACGTCCACTGGGGCTGTTGAGTCGATGTCCAAGGAGCAAGCGCCTGCCCTGGCGTCTGATCCGCCGGATACGATCGACCGGGTGATCGCGATCGTCAACGGGGATCTGATTCTTGAAAGCGATGTGGACGAAGAGCATCGGTTCGCTGCTTTTCAACCTTTCAGCACGCCGGACAGAGACTTCTCGCGGGATCAGGCAATTCAAAGGTTGATCAACCGTACCTTGATTCTGCAACAGGCCAAGTTGCAGGTGACCGATGAAGTCAAGGCGGTCGATGTGACGAAGCAGATCGACACCTTGCGTCAGGAGATTCCGGAGTGCAAGGTCGATAAATGCGATACCGAAGAAGGATGGAACAAGTTTCTCGCGAAGCAGGGATTCACTGCGGCAGAGTTGCAGCAGCGTTGGAAGGAACGCATGCAGGTCCTCGCGTATATCGAGAACCGTTTCCGCATGGGCATACGGATTAAGCCGGAAGAGATCAAGCAGTATTACGACACGGTAATGCTGCCAGAGTACAAGAGGCATAAGTCGACCGCGCCGAAGCTTGAGGATATCTCCGCGCGTATCCAGGAGATTCTGCTGCAGCAACGGGTGGGTCAGCTTCTTCAGGACTGGTTGAAGAGCCTGCGCGCACAAGGGACGGTACAGATTATGAAGCCGGGCGAGGTGGCGCCTTGA
- a CDS encoding shikimate kinase, translated as MTAQTATQTAAQTVPQIAAAEVTVPPVALPANTRRILLTGFMGAGKSTVGRALATRLGWAFLDLDHHIEQRTQATIPSLFADLGEPKFRRIESTALASALCMSNIVIALGGGVPEIHTNRLLIEQAPGTLTVFLDAPFPVLFDRCVLQALDRPVLQDPSAAQARFQSRLPHYRRLARVIQQTEDLTPPETVDAVLRTLATCP; from the coding sequence ATGACCGCCCAGACCGCCACCCAGACCGCCGCTCAGACCGTTCCGCAGATTGCAGCCGCGGAGGTGACCGTGCCCCCCGTTGCCCTTCCTGCAAATACTCGCCGCATCCTGCTCACCGGCTTCATGGGAGCCGGCAAATCCACCGTCGGCCGCGCCCTTGCAACTCGTCTGGGATGGGCATTCCTCGATCTCGACCACCACATCGAACAGCGCACCCAGGCGACGATTCCAAGCCTCTTCGCCGATCTCGGCGAACCGAAGTTTCGCCGCATCGAATCGACGGCGCTCGCCTCGGCGCTCTGCATGTCGAACATCGTCATCGCTCTCGGTGGCGGTGTGCCTGAAATTCACACGAACCGCCTTCTCATTGAACAGGCTCCGGGAACCCTCACCGTCTTCCTCGACGCACCGTTCCCCGTCCTCTTCGATCGCTGCGTCCTCCAGGCTCTTGACCGTCCAGTCCTCCAGGACCCATCTGCCGCGCAGGCCCGCTTTCAATCGCGACTTCCCCACTACAGACGCCTCGCTCGCGTTATCCAGCAGACTGAAGACCTGACTCCGCCCGAGACAGTGGATGCCGTACTGCGCACCCTCGCCACCTGCCCATAA
- a CDS encoding RsmE family RNA methyltransferase, with the protein MTRRRWIADTWTLREDRPATAALTGEQANHLARVLRAQPGQIFDVVAGGFLHRAEVTTVSPESVEFLMHEELEADAALPLRLYLAIFKFDHFEWAVEKATELGIASITPVLARRTEKHLAQAAMKRVERWRRIAHEASQQSRRTDIPEVTDPIALKLALEQEQSPTRILLSETEQATTLSSALEAHPRVQTAIAIGPEGGWTPEEMTLFAQHTWQPVTLGPRILRAETAAIAAIAIASTHLG; encoded by the coding sequence ATGACCCGCCGCCGCTGGATCGCCGACACCTGGACGCTTCGTGAAGATCGTCCTGCCACCGCTGCCCTTACCGGCGAGCAGGCAAACCACCTCGCCCGCGTCCTCCGCGCCCAGCCTGGCCAGATCTTCGACGTCGTCGCCGGAGGTTTCCTCCACCGGGCCGAAGTCACCACCGTCTCTCCCGAGTCCGTCGAGTTCCTCATGCATGAGGAACTCGAAGCCGACGCTGCTCTCCCCCTCCGCCTCTACCTCGCCATCTTCAAGTTCGACCACTTCGAGTGGGCCGTCGAAAAAGCCACCGAGCTCGGCATAGCGAGCATCACGCCCGTCCTGGCTCGCCGCACCGAAAAACACTTGGCTCAGGCCGCGATGAAGCGCGTCGAACGCTGGCGCCGCATCGCCCACGAGGCCTCGCAGCAGTCCCGCCGCACCGACATCCCCGAGGTCACTGACCCAATCGCGTTGAAACTGGCATTGGAGCAAGAGCAAAGCCCCACCCGCATCCTTCTCTCCGAAACCGAACAGGCCACGACCCTATCGAGCGCTCTGGAAGCCCACCCGCGTGTGCAAACTGCCATCGCCATCGGCCCCGAAGGCGGCTGGACCCCTGAAGAGATGACCCTCTTCGCCCAGCACACCTGGCAACCGGTCACCCTCGGCCCCCGCATCCTCCGCGCCGAAACGGCTGCCATCGCGGCAATCGCCATCGCCAGTACCCACCTCGGCTAG
- the dnaJ gene encoding molecular chaperone DnaJ produces MTKIDFYEVLSVSRTASDQELKASYRKLAMQYHPDRNPNNPEAEDKFKECSEAYGVLSDPEKRAAYDRYGHAAFQAGGPGGGNPFAGGGNAQDLGDIFGDLFGEMFNMGGQRKASRVQRGRDLRYDMTLEFEDAVFGKEKDITIRRSEMCVECKGSGATKEKAPVTCPQCGGRGQLRTQQGFFSVARTCAQCQGTGTIVKDPCKVCAGQTVVQREHTISVKVPAGVEQDTRIRYQGEGEAGKFGGPPGDLYVVLNVKQHKFFERDGDDLHCVMPISFPQAALGTELAIETLYGRESIKIPEGTQSGKAFKLRDKGVPHLNERGRGDLVVEVRVQTPAKLSKQQKDLLKQLEETMGVENTPHSRGLFNKMKDIFS; encoded by the coding sequence GTGACAAAGATAGACTTCTACGAGGTATTGAGCGTATCCCGGACGGCGAGTGATCAGGAGCTCAAGGCGAGCTACCGCAAGCTTGCCATGCAATATCACCCGGATCGGAATCCGAATAATCCGGAGGCCGAGGACAAGTTCAAGGAGTGTAGCGAGGCCTACGGGGTACTGAGCGATCCCGAGAAGCGCGCGGCGTATGACCGTTACGGGCATGCTGCGTTCCAGGCGGGTGGCCCCGGTGGCGGCAATCCGTTCGCGGGCGGTGGGAATGCGCAGGATCTTGGGGATATCTTCGGCGACCTCTTCGGCGAGATGTTCAACATGGGCGGGCAACGGAAGGCGTCTCGCGTCCAGCGTGGACGCGATCTGCGCTACGACATGACGCTCGAGTTCGAAGACGCGGTGTTCGGTAAGGAAAAGGACATCACGATTCGCCGATCCGAGATGTGCGTGGAGTGCAAGGGAAGCGGCGCTACGAAGGAGAAGGCCCCGGTGACGTGTCCGCAGTGCGGTGGGCGCGGGCAGCTCAGGACGCAACAGGGATTCTTCTCGGTGGCGCGGACGTGTGCGCAGTGCCAGGGAACGGGAACCATCGTCAAGGATCCGTGCAAGGTGTGCGCGGGACAGACTGTCGTGCAGCGCGAACATACGATCTCGGTGAAGGTTCCGGCGGGCGTGGAGCAGGATACGCGCATCCGGTATCAGGGCGAGGGAGAAGCAGGCAAATTCGGCGGACCTCCTGGCGATCTGTATGTGGTGCTTAATGTAAAGCAGCACAAGTTCTTCGAGCGCGATGGCGATGACCTTCATTGCGTGATGCCGATCTCATTCCCGCAGGCAGCGCTTGGAACGGAGCTCGCGATCGAGACGCTGTATGGGCGCGAGTCGATCAAGATTCCCGAGGGTACGCAGAGCGGGAAGGCTTTCAAGCTTCGCGACAAGGGCGTTCCGCACCTGAACGAACGCGGACGTGGAGACTTGGTCGTCGAGGTGCGGGTGCAGACTCCTGCCAAGCTCTCGAAACAGCAGAAGGACTTGCTGAAACAGCTTGAGGAGACGATGGGCGTAGAAAATACGCCGCATTCACGCGGGCTCTTCAACAAGATGAAGGATATTTTCAGCTAG
- a CDS encoding RNA polymerase sigma factor, with the protein MTLVPPVDAPPATPEPAKPNSGLFKRNPPIAGEAEAIEAAKNGDAEAFSKLYALHKRRVYTLCLRMLGNVSEAEDMTQEAFLHLFRKLGSFRGESAFSTWLHRLTVNLVLMHLRKKGLNLVSLEETINPSEDDAPKRDFGSRDPMLSGSVDRVALERAVASLPPGYRMVFVLHDVEGFEHNEIATMLACSTGNSKSQLHKARLKLRELLRQNGQSTQLPSPTQGTKEIAL; encoded by the coding sequence ATGACACTTGTTCCACCCGTCGATGCGCCGCCGGCGACTCCCGAGCCGGCGAAACCGAACTCTGGTTTGTTCAAACGCAATCCCCCCATTGCAGGCGAAGCGGAGGCCATCGAGGCCGCCAAGAATGGCGACGCCGAAGCCTTTTCAAAACTCTACGCACTCCATAAGCGCCGCGTCTACACTCTCTGCCTTCGCATGCTCGGCAACGTCTCCGAAGCCGAGGACATGACGCAAGAAGCGTTCCTTCATCTCTTTCGCAAGCTCGGCAGCTTCCGCGGCGAGTCCGCATTCTCGACCTGGCTCCATCGCCTCACCGTGAACCTCGTGCTCATGCATCTTCGCAAGAAGGGCTTGAACCTCGTTTCGCTCGAGGAGACCATCAACCCGTCGGAAGATGACGCACCGAAGCGCGATTTTGGCAGCCGCGATCCGATGCTTTCAGGCTCCGTCGACCGCGTGGCTTTGGAGCGCGCGGTCGCTTCGCTTCCTCCCGGCTACCGCATGGTCTTCGTTCTCCATGATGTCGAAGGCTTCGAGCACAATGAAATCGCCACCATGCTTGCCTGCTCCACTGGAAACAGCAAGTCTCAGCTCCACAAAGCACGCCTGAAGCTGCGAGAACTTCTCCGTCAGAACGGACAGTCCACCCAGCTCCCCAGCCCGACGCAGGGAACCAAGGAGATTGCTCTATGA
- a CDS encoding ThiF family adenylyltransferase: MPETAISALLSPLADRYSRQILFPGIGADGQAHLATAHAAIIGCGATGAAAAALLARAGVGTLTLIDRDFVEPSNLQRQILFDEADALEGLPKAEAARRHIALFNAGVTVRAHIADLVPANIEDVLSPANGIDVYLDCTDNFETRYLLNDYAVQQGKPWIYAAAVGAYAATMNILPRTVEGIETKLPSTPAYEPTACLACLFPKPPTGPVETCDTSGILSTAVNLAASLQVTEALKLLTRQPNLLRRSLISFDLWTGDRSEINTSRPDPDCPVCGRREFTHLAGTGRPHITLCGRNSVQIHEHQRPVDFIAMRARLARHPDIEDLRSNDLLLRFRRGPHTLTLFPDGRAVIQGTTDIIQARTLYARFIGS, translated from the coding sequence ATGCCCGAAACCGCCATCAGCGCCCTCCTATCTCCGCTCGCCGACCGTTACTCTCGCCAGATCCTCTTCCCAGGGATCGGGGCAGATGGTCAGGCCCATCTCGCCACCGCTCATGCGGCCATCATCGGTTGCGGAGCGACCGGGGCAGCGGCCGCCGCGCTCCTCGCGCGCGCCGGTGTTGGAACCCTGACCCTCATCGATCGCGACTTCGTCGAACCCTCCAACCTGCAGCGCCAGATCCTTTTCGACGAGGCGGACGCCCTCGAAGGCCTGCCAAAAGCCGAAGCCGCCCGGCGTCACATCGCTCTCTTCAACGCCGGCGTCACCGTCCGCGCTCACATCGCTGACCTCGTCCCCGCCAACATTGAAGACGTTCTAAGCCCGGCCAACGGTATCGACGTTTACCTCGACTGCACCGACAACTTTGAAACCCGCTACCTCCTTAACGATTACGCGGTTCAACAGGGAAAGCCCTGGATCTATGCCGCCGCCGTTGGTGCCTATGCCGCGACGATGAACATCCTGCCGAGAACCGTTGAAGGCATCGAAACTAAGTTGCCTTCCACTCCGGCCTACGAGCCCACCGCTTGCCTGGCCTGCCTCTTCCCAAAGCCTCCTACCGGCCCCGTCGAAACCTGCGATACCTCCGGCATCCTTTCGACCGCCGTCAATCTCGCAGCGTCGCTCCAGGTTACCGAAGCCCTCAAGCTTCTCACGCGCCAGCCCAATCTGCTTCGCCGTTCGCTGATCTCCTTCGACCTTTGGACCGGCGACCGGTCCGAGATCAACACGTCACGTCCCGACCCAGACTGCCCGGTCTGCGGCCGACGTGAATTTACTCATCTTGCCGGTACGGGGCGACCCCACATTACGCTCTGCGGCCGCAACTCGGTGCAGATCCACGAGCACCAAAGACCTGTCGACTTCATAGCCATGCGGGCGCGCCTCGCGCGCCATCCCGACATCGAGGATCTCCGCTCGAACGACCTCCTCCTCCGTTTCCGCCGGGGTCCACACACCCTCACCCTTTTTCCCGACGGCCGGGCCGTCATCCAGGGCACCACGGATATCATCCAGGCCCGCACGCTTTACGCGCGCTTTATCGGATCCTGA
- a CDS encoding VWA domain-containing protein produces MAQAPAPSGAAITADTSGQAGYTLRTESNVVLLPTQVQTKHGDMLYELKPEQFVVEDSGVKQAIHLDEDTDALGLSLVVVVQCSRSAVMEFAKLQGLGTMIDEITGEAPREVALISYGSEPELLGKFSRNPDSLQRALNDLEPCDDDSGAATMDAVSYATKLLEKRNNHYRHAILLISETRDHGSKERPEKVIASLGRTNTVVDSVAFSPARNEMAGSLFHGQMGPGPIGLLVAAVQAIRKNVSKELAGLSGGEYVNFTSQKEFDAGLHQLSNHIHNYYLLSFQSASDAATGLHRLSVKIPDYPDAKIRTRESYWAGPLDVPVVPETKEEVKEEKKDEKK; encoded by the coding sequence ATGGCTCAGGCGCCTGCTCCGTCTGGGGCCGCGATTACTGCGGATACGTCAGGGCAGGCGGGGTATACGCTGCGGACCGAATCGAACGTCGTATTGCTGCCGACGCAGGTGCAAACGAAGCACGGCGATATGCTGTACGAGTTGAAGCCGGAGCAGTTCGTTGTCGAAGACAGCGGGGTGAAGCAGGCGATTCACCTGGACGAAGATACAGATGCACTCGGGCTATCGCTCGTGGTGGTGGTGCAATGCAGCCGTTCGGCGGTGATGGAGTTTGCCAAGCTGCAGGGCCTGGGAACGATGATCGACGAGATTACGGGCGAGGCTCCGCGGGAGGTCGCGCTGATCTCGTATGGGTCTGAGCCGGAACTGCTGGGCAAGTTTTCGCGGAATCCGGATTCGCTGCAACGGGCACTGAACGATCTCGAACCGTGCGATGACGATTCCGGTGCGGCGACAATGGATGCAGTCTCGTACGCCACGAAGCTTCTGGAGAAGAGGAATAACCACTATCGGCACGCGATCCTGTTGATCTCGGAGACGCGGGACCATGGAAGCAAGGAGCGGCCGGAGAAGGTGATCGCCTCGCTTGGGCGGACGAATACGGTGGTGGATTCGGTGGCGTTCAGTCCGGCCCGGAACGAGATGGCGGGAAGCCTATTTCATGGGCAGATGGGGCCTGGTCCTATCGGCTTGCTCGTGGCTGCGGTGCAGGCAATACGGAAGAACGTCTCGAAAGAGCTGGCAGGACTTTCGGGCGGTGAGTACGTGAACTTCACGTCGCAGAAGGAGTTCGACGCGGGGCTGCACCAGCTTTCGAATCACATTCACAACTACTACCTGCTGAGTTTTCAGTCGGCCAGCGACGCTGCCACGGGGCTGCACCGGCTGTCGGTGAAGATCCCGGATTATCCGGATGCGAAGATTCGGACACGGGAGAGCTATTGGGCGGGACCGTTGGATGTCCCGGTGGTGCCGGAGACGAAGGAAGAAGTGAAGGAAGAGAAGAAAGACGAGAAGAAGTAG
- a CDS encoding AI-2E family transporter: MLFFLGAIILMGLAWMLVKELRIIYVAALFAVVLMPVIESISKLRIRGWQPSRAISIVLLIVGIIVALTVFFIIGLPPVLRDLREFLTDLPARIPEVVAKVKHLPMADKLGVDGIAARAESAATAVGGYIFSSLPHWLSHLFDILTCAFLCIYFMLEGETAYNFFLSLFRPKSRKRLDITLKKAELKMSKWLLGQGLLMLTLGVASTVTFGFLGVRYFFLLGVLMGLLNIIPIAGGVVTITLVAGVAALDSWPKMFGVLIFYLIYVNFENAFLTPRIMKSSVDLMGLTVLVALLIGTALAGIVGALVAVPTAALITVLLDEYAVNRDSDSTVPDEPLLSSDNVE, encoded by the coding sequence ATCCTCTTCTTCCTCGGCGCCATCATTCTCATGGGCCTCGCGTGGATGCTGGTCAAAGAACTCCGCATCATCTACGTCGCTGCTCTCTTCGCCGTCGTACTCATGCCCGTCATCGAGAGCATCTCGAAGCTCCGCATCCGCGGCTGGCAGCCGTCCCGAGCCATCTCGATCGTCCTGCTCATCGTCGGTATCATCGTCGCGCTGACCGTTTTCTTCATCATCGGCCTCCCGCCCGTCCTCCGCGACCTCCGAGAGTTCCTCACCGACCTCCCCGCCCGCATCCCTGAGGTCGTCGCCAAGGTCAAGCACCTCCCGATGGCTGACAAACTCGGCGTTGACGGCATTGCCGCGCGCGCTGAATCCGCCGCAACTGCTGTCGGCGGCTACATCTTCTCGTCGCTCCCTCACTGGCTTTCGCACCTCTTCGACATCCTCACCTGCGCCTTCCTCTGCATCTACTTCATGCTTGAAGGTGAGACCGCCTACAACTTCTTCCTCTCGCTCTTCAGACCGAAATCCCGCAAGCGCCTCGACATCACTCTGAAGAAGGCCGAACTCAAGATGAGCAAGTGGCTTCTCGGCCAGGGGCTCCTGATGCTCACGCTCGGAGTCGCGAGTACCGTCACCTTTGGCTTCCTCGGCGTCCGCTACTTCTTCCTGCTTGGCGTCCTCATGGGCCTGCTTAACATCATTCCGATCGCCGGAGGCGTCGTGACGATCACCCTGGTCGCTGGTGTCGCCGCGCTCGACTCCTGGCCCAAGATGTTCGGTGTCCTGATCTTCTACCTCATCTACGTCAACTTCGAGAATGCCTTCCTCACTCCGCGCATCATGAAGTCCAGCGTCGACCTCATGGGCCTCACCGTCCTTGTCGCCCTTCTCATCGGCACGGCTCTCGCCGGAATCGTGGGAGCACTCGTCGCCGTCCCTACCGCCGCCCTCATCACCGTTTTGCTCGACGAGTACGCCGTCAATCGCGACTCTGATTCCACCGTGCCCGACGAGCCTTTGTTATCCTCGGATAACGTCGAGTGA
- a CDS encoding outer membrane protein assembly factor → MKEVRGAGLLLSMGLLPCVPGLGQATGTSPAGSPASGAVQQAPATAPGAVPQASQTVVPNQPATPNDEGLGPVKPALAETVWQLKGVRVDKIQFEGVTFDATDTLPSELEQHAGEPLDPQKVRSSLRRLYASGRYRDISVRGVRSGDSVTLIFAGPARFYVGRVQILGIKEERLASLAEYGTKLDPGTAFTAASVPAGAEGIKQSLASNGYYQAQVSVNTTTDPAGQQVNVTYLVNLGPQARVGNVSVEGDDIGLSLKEFQKKAKLKHRSKVSRDTTSNALDRLRKQYQKKDRLEAAVSLQKSTYDTGRKELDYDFRASQGPVVKVTIEGAKVSKSRLHLLVPVFEESTVDNDLLNEGTHNIKEFMQQQGYFDATVEVKVIGAGTANESIVYSVDKGRSHKVLDVTITGNKYFSTELLKESLRVQKADAYLRSGRYSSALVKQDENSIEAVYRANGFKNVKVSSSVKDTDPPENSKKAVKALISVAFTVDEGAQQKFGAVQLAGVDTSRTNDIRSLLNAQSGQPFSLITLSGDRDAVLGYYVSHGFDQAKVEIRQTPDKDDPTDTNVTLSVTEGQQVFINHVLLSGIERTKPQVVKDQIRVHAADPLDQSALLTTQRNLYNLALFNEVVAAVQNPLGEAPTKNVLVQVTEAKRWDITYGFGFEAQTGRPNQGQISTASKIQLGLDPNQTYTQEGKTGVSPRVSLDVSRINLRGKDESVTLHTTYGLLEKVATVSFLNPHLRGSNKFSATVSGGYSNVQNISTFSASTLQGDFRVSQRANKTDTFIYDFQYRRVAVDPNSLEVSANLIPLLSQPVRVGGPGITWIHDRRQPTPLDATKGSYSSVQEFLATSKFGSQTSFNRLDMTNSTYYTFGKNPQHKYTFARNTRFGFENAFGVNPNTTNPVVSTTVCAGVLLTTNASCNAVPLPERLYAGGASSHRGFPINGAGPRDLQTGFPVGGSAVFVNTFELRMPAPTLPYVGDNVSFVVFHDMGNVFQQLSQVFPSFGRFSQPNKQTCNNVSGSIGTCDFNYFSHAVGLGARYKTPVGPIRADFSYNLNPPVYPIIYDFNGSNPYAAQASHFNFFFSIGQSF, encoded by the coding sequence ATGAAAGAAGTTCGTGGTGCGGGCCTGCTGCTGAGTATGGGGTTGCTGCCTTGCGTTCCTGGGCTTGGTCAGGCCACTGGGACGTCTCCGGCAGGATCGCCGGCATCAGGGGCAGTGCAGCAGGCGCCGGCTACCGCCCCGGGGGCAGTCCCGCAGGCGTCTCAGACCGTAGTTCCGAATCAACCGGCAACTCCAAACGATGAGGGCCTTGGCCCGGTGAAGCCAGCGCTCGCGGAGACGGTCTGGCAGCTAAAAGGGGTTCGAGTCGACAAGATTCAGTTTGAAGGCGTGACGTTCGACGCGACAGATACCCTGCCGTCCGAGCTGGAGCAGCATGCTGGCGAGCCACTCGATCCGCAGAAGGTGAGGTCAAGTCTGCGCAGGCTATACGCGAGCGGACGATACCGGGATATCTCTGTCCGGGGGGTAAGAAGTGGAGACTCGGTGACGCTCATCTTCGCGGGTCCGGCTCGCTTCTATGTTGGACGAGTGCAGATTCTTGGCATCAAGGAAGAACGACTGGCGTCGCTCGCCGAGTATGGCACGAAGCTGGACCCGGGAACGGCGTTTACGGCGGCCTCGGTTCCCGCAGGGGCGGAGGGTATCAAACAGTCCCTGGCCTCGAACGGATATTACCAGGCACAGGTCTCTGTCAACACGACCACGGACCCTGCGGGGCAGCAGGTCAATGTCACCTATCTGGTCAACTTGGGGCCGCAGGCGAGGGTTGGAAACGTGTCGGTGGAAGGCGATGATATCGGGCTGTCGCTGAAGGAGTTTCAGAAAAAGGCGAAGCTGAAACACCGCTCCAAGGTGTCGCGCGACACGACAAGCAATGCCCTCGATCGGCTGAGGAAGCAGTACCAGAAGAAGGACAGGCTAGAGGCGGCGGTTTCGCTGCAGAAGTCGACCTACGATACGGGACGAAAGGAACTGGACTATGACTTTCGTGCGAGCCAGGGCCCGGTTGTGAAGGTGACGATTGAGGGAGCGAAGGTCTCGAAGAGCAGGCTCCATCTGCTGGTTCCGGTGTTCGAGGAGAGCACGGTCGACAACGACCTGTTGAACGAGGGTACGCACAACATCAAGGAGTTCATGCAGCAACAGGGGTACTTTGACGCCACCGTCGAGGTAAAGGTCATCGGGGCGGGCACGGCGAATGAATCCATCGTCTACAGCGTGGACAAGGGACGATCTCATAAGGTGCTCGACGTTACGATCACAGGGAATAAATATTTCAGCACGGAGCTTCTGAAGGAGTCGCTTCGGGTGCAGAAGGCGGACGCTTACCTGCGCAGCGGCCGGTATAGCAGCGCGCTGGTGAAGCAGGACGAAAACTCGATCGAAGCGGTGTATCGAGCGAACGGATTCAAGAACGTCAAGGTGTCGTCGAGCGTCAAGGACACCGACCCTCCGGAAAACTCGAAGAAGGCTGTAAAGGCGTTGATCAGCGTGGCGTTCACCGTGGACGAAGGGGCGCAGCAGAAGTTCGGTGCCGTACAACTCGCGGGTGTGGATACGTCGCGCACAAACGATATTCGAAGCCTGCTCAATGCGCAGTCCGGCCAGCCGTTTTCGCTGATCACGCTCTCGGGGGACCGCGATGCCGTGCTTGGGTATTATGTGAGCCATGGGTTCGACCAGGCGAAGGTAGAGATTAGGCAAACCCCCGATAAAGACGATCCGACCGACACCAACGTCACGTTGAGTGTGACCGAAGGGCAGCAGGTCTTCATCAACCACGTTCTTTTATCTGGGATTGAACGGACCAAGCCGCAGGTGGTGAAGGATCAGATTCGGGTACACGCGGCGGATCCTTTGGATCAGAGTGCATTGCTGACGACGCAGCGGAATCTCTATAACCTTGCGCTCTTCAACGAGGTCGTGGCTGCGGTGCAGAACCCGCTTGGCGAAGCTCCGACAAAGAACGTGCTCGTGCAGGTTACGGAAGCCAAGCGTTGGGACATCACATACGGCTTCGGTTTTGAGGCGCAGACCGGCCGGCCAAACCAGGGTCAGATATCGACGGCTTCGAAGATTCAGCTTGGGCTCGATCCAAATCAGACTTATACGCAGGAAGGTAAGACCGGGGTGAGCCCCAGGGTCTCTCTGGATGTATCGAGAATCAACCTGCGTGGCAAAGACGAGTCAGTAACGCTGCACACGACCTATGGCTTGCTCGAGAAGGTGGCCACGGTCAGTTTCCTGAACCCACATTTGCGTGGAAGTAACAAGTTCTCGGCGACGGTGTCGGGTGGTTACTCGAACGTGCAGAACATCTCTACATTCTCGGCTTCTACCTTGCAGGGTGATTTTCGAGTCTCGCAGAGAGCCAATAAGACGGATACCTTTATTTATGACTTTCAGTACCGTCGTGTCGCGGTCGACCCGAACAGTCTCGAGGTTTCCGCGAACCTGATTCCCCTGCTCTCGCAACCGGTGCGCGTGGGCGGACCAGGGATTACGTGGATCCATGATCGCCGACAGCCTACGCCGCTGGATGCTACGAAGGGCTCGTATAGCTCGGTGCAGGAGTTCCTTGCGACGTCGAAGTTCGGTTCGCAGACTTCGTTCAACCGCCTCGATATGACGAACTCGACCTACTACACCTTCGGCAAGAACCCACAGCATAAGTACACCTTTGCGAGAAACACCCGCTTCGGTTTCGAGAATGCCTTCGGGGTAAATCCGAATACAACCAACCCGGTTGTCAGCACCACGGTCTGTGCTGGTGTGCTTCTCACGACGAACGCCAGTTGCAATGCGGTTCCGCTGCCAGAGCGGCTTTATGCGGGCGGCGCGTCGTCGCATCGCGGCTTCCCGATCAACGGGGCGGGTCCACGCGATCTGCAGACGGGTTTTCCGGTTGGGGGCTCGGCGGTCTTCGTCAACACCTTTGAACTCAGGATGCCCGCTCCCACACTTCCTTATGTCGGTGACAATGTGAGCTTCGTGGTCTTTCACGACATGGGTAACGTGTTCCAACAGCTCTCGCAGGTCTTCCCGAGCTTCGGCCGTTTTTCACAACCGAACAAGCAGACCTGCAACAACGTCTCCGGCTCGATCGGTACATGCGACTTCAACTATTTTTCGCATGCCGTCGGTCTTGGCGCCAGATATAAGACGCCGGTTGGACCGATTCGCGCTGACTTCAGTTACAACCTGAATCCTCCGGTCTACCCCATCATTTACGACTTCAACGGGAGCAATCCTTACGCCGCGCAGGCGAGTCATTTCAACTTCTTCTTCAGCATCGGGCAGAGCTTCTAA